The genomic region ACTTATGTTGGTAAAcagttttcctttttttcaaaattaatagtGATAAACAGGAACAACTACATGTCATTCACACGCATTATCCGTTCCCACTCAAATTAAGAAAATCTTTTATGAAGCTTTCTCCCTGTTTTTGTATGTTTTGTTGGCATTTAATTCTTCAGGAAATCTAGAAGATCTCCAGTCCATGGCTAAATCTTGGACAGGCTTTCTCTTAGCTCTGAATGTCATTCCTTAGAGTAATTGATCATGAATTATTCTTACCGTGCTGTGGTTTCTGAACTGGCTCCACTGTTTTCCAAATAAGAACTTGGTTTTTGCGTAGATGGGCTGTTTAAGGGATATAATTCTTATACCATTTCTTTTAAACTTTAGAAATGTAACTGCAGGAGGAAATAGTGCAACTGGAGCCATTGCTGGAGGGGTTGCCGCTGGTGCTGCTTTGCTATTTGCTGCACCTGCCATTGCATTTGCATGGTGGCGTCGGAGAAAACCGCAGGAGTATTTCTTTGACGTTCCAGGTTAGTAGTTTGATTTAAGAATCtggttaattatatattaatctctAGAGTTTCTTAATGAATTGTCACATAACTTTGCAGCTGAGGAGGACCCTGAAGTTCATCTTGGCCAGCTTAAACGATTTTCTCTCCGTGAGCTGCAAGTTGCAACCGATAGTTTCAGCAACAAAAACATATTGGGACGTGGTGGCTTTGGAAAGGTATATAAAGGACGGCTGGCTGATGGTTCACTTGTTGCCGTCAAAAGACTTAAAGAGGAGCGAACACCTGGTGGAGAGCTTCAATTTCAAACGGAGGTCGAGATGATTAGTATGGCTGTGCACCGTAATCTTCTGCGACTCCGTGGCTTTTGTATGACCCCAACGGAACGTTTGCTGGTTTATCCATATATGGCTAATGGAAGTGTTGCATCCTGTTTAAGAGGTAATGCTTTTTAAGCATTCTACAAGATTTGAGCTTATGTATTCTAAATTGTCTAAATTTTACGGGTTATAACCGTGGAAGTATGCCTCGGGCGTGGCCCGAGCATAAATGGCTAAAACAAGTACTTGTGATTGTAGAACGACCACCAAATGAACCACCACTTGATTGGCCAACAAGGAAACGCATTGCTCTGGGATCTGCGAGAGGATTATCATATTTGCACGATCACTGTGACCCGAAGATTATTCATCGAGATGTAAAAGCTGCAAATATATTACTGGACGAAGAGTTTGAGGCTGTTGTTGGAGATTTTGGTTTGGCTAAACTCATGGATTATAAGGATACCCATGTGACTACTGCTGTCCGTGGCACTATAGGACACATTGCTCCTGAGTACCTATCCACTGGAAAATCTTCTGAGAAAACTGATGTTTTTGGGTATGGAATTATGCTTCTTGAGCTGATAACAGGACAGAGGGCTTTCGATCTCGCTCGCCTTGCAAACGATGATGACGTCATGTTGCTTGATTGGGTATATCATCTTtctctatattattttaagctTGCTCTTGGTTTTCGATAAACTTTAGTCTTCctatattaaattgaaaaagttaGATTTGGGACAATAGAATACATTTCCGATGATTTTGCGGTTCCATGGTTAGCCATAAAAGGAAATCAAGAGATGAAATCATTTGCTCACTTgcctttgtattttttactaaaaagcGGAAGGCCTCGACCCTTTATCTTATCAAATTCTTCTGAAATTTCCTGTTGGCtcattattttcaagaaaagctTGTACTCTTGATACACTGTTTTATCTTTTggcaattttactttttaattctGATGTCGACTAGGTTTTCcattttgtttgtaaattTGATGTGTTTGGCCTCTTCCTTTCCAGGTGAAAGGGcttctaaaagaaaagaaactggAAATGCTGGTGGATCCAGATCTGCAGAATAATTATGTGGAGGCAGAAGTGGAGCAACTAATTCAGGTTGCTCTCCTCTGCACCCAGAGTTCCCCTATGGACCGGCCCAAGATGTCGGAGGTGGTGAGAATGCTGGAAGGTGATGGCTTGGCCGAGAGATGGGATGAGTGGCAGAAGGTGGAGGTGCTCCGGCAGGAGGTTGAACTTGCTCCACATCCTAGCTCGGATTGGATCGTTGACTCGACAGAAAATCTACATGCCGTTGAATTATCAGGCCCCCGATGACTTTCATGGAAAAATTATCACTAGGggcctcttttttcttttcttttttttttctttttcttttgtctttttggcTTTACAttgtttcttctcttttctttctattagggataaaaaagaaaaaaaaaagaagaaggtaATTTAACAGATTCAGGTTCTGGTGGGAGCCCTTTGTGTACtggtattgatttatatttgtgTATAGGACTTTGTAGTGGCCAACCCTTTTGCTGTGCTCAAACTGAATGTATACATAGGAAGAGGAGCCTTTGTATAACTTAGAACAAATTAATGATCAAGGTTGACATGTTTCCCATTTTCTCAAACTAATTAAACTCTTCAGGAAAATTATGTGTGTTTCTCATCTCTAATGTGGTGTGGTaggaaaagggaaaattacaatgggtttttgaaatttgtcataattatatatatatatatatatttatttgtaaaattaacaACTGTTTAATAAATACCTTTATATAATGGGCTGTtatgattgattatttattagatgatcgttaaaatttataggatatttataatttttcaaatagtaaGAAgcaattgtaattacaataaactttATGGAAttctgttgtaatttatcctatgaaaaattaattttgatcgaattttggaaaataacttgaataaaatttgatttttgatggtgtatatatatgttttcctGAATTTTGTATAACTTGGTTGATAGCCTCGAATTTAATTCATTGAAGATAAAATTAGATGTATTTATAGCAACAAActtaaaatcagaaaatattaTGTGCCATTACTTTGCAATGGtatgatcaattatttatcaagaaaaagCACATTACTTTCCTAAACTCATAGTCACTACTTTCCAGAAAACTCGTACACAGAAGCATAATTTAGTTACAAGGATTTGGATCAACTCCATACTTAGCCTGgagattattaattatggaaaTTTTTGAATACTTCTCCTAGCGTAGGACCACTTCATTGAACCCTATAAATATCAAACACATCAAACCCTAAAACTCAACGTTGTACAACACTCTAACTATGGTCTTGCAGACTCTCCACTCCACCAAGAAAACGTTTTACTACAACTTCTTCCCATCCAAAGCTGAAGAGGAGGATTCCTTAAAGGCAAGAAAAGGGCCTGTCGGATCAGCCTCCGACTTCGGCCGTGTGCTGATAGAGATGAGAGACATTTATCCACCCCCAGTTCTTGATCTGGACAACCCTTGGCTTC from Sesamum indicum cultivar Zhongzhi No. 13 linkage group LG3, S_indicum_v1.0, whole genome shotgun sequence harbors:
- the LOC105158921 gene encoding somatic embryogenesis receptor kinase 2 — its product is MEKWMKRGSMELLVVWLILVVPPLRCIYANMEGDALHSLRTNLEDPNNVLQSWDPTLVNPCTWFHVTCNNDNSVIRVDLGNAALSGQLVPQLGLLKNLQYLELYSNNISGPIPSDLGNLTNLVSLDLYLNSFTGPIPDTLGKLSKLRFLRLNNNSLTGPIPMSLTNISSLQVLDLSNNRLSGAVPDNGSFSLFTPISFANNLDLCGPVTGRPCPGSPPFSPPPPFVPPPPISAPGGNSATGAIAGGVAAGAALLFAAPAIAFAWWRRRKPQEYFFDVPAEEDPEVHLGQLKRFSLRELQVATDSFSNKNILGRGGFGKVYKGRLADGSLVAVKRLKEERTPGGELQFQTEVEMISMAVHRNLLRLRGFCMTPTERLLVYPYMANGSVASCLRERPPNEPPLDWPTRKRIALGSARGLSYLHDHCDPKIIHRDVKAANILLDEEFEAVVGDFGLAKLMDYKDTHVTTAVRGTIGHIAPEYLSTGKSSEKTDVFGYGIMLLELITGQRAFDLARLANDDDVMLLDWVKGLLKEKKLEMLVDPDLQNNYVEAEVEQLIQVALLCTQSSPMDRPKMSEVVRMLEGDGLAERWDEWQKVEVLRQEVELAPHPSSDWIVDSTENLHAVELSGPR